A part of Crassostrea angulata isolate pt1a10 chromosome 5, ASM2561291v2, whole genome shotgun sequence genomic DNA contains:
- the LOC128182694 gene encoding uncharacterized protein LOC128182694, whose translation MVFVVNSVEYSPKDFHEQFSNYLPRLIQVTKGYYGEDQIKTYERGQVLFLRRAGSQERVVASVLHGPLSLTHRLLSIPLDYNAQFCFVSAKKGNKKYSLRQVLSKRRLPIDVIFIPEMTSNDSESFTPMRLINSDDKLVLRLTHMYQDTFLLGHNLSEDKVTSAIKLIPLFPTDLRMSLIVGREGYEQTEWSNYIHSLNEICNNQIHCDNYFGNPDVALYTKEDGGFDATVQVPQVYWTLHDCLNETNVYQTLTGSKLEKRRPDENSDTYEVISSCTREQAPSCSEDTKPKIPPKPRHKSKSMHRSRSADDSAKSGGAVPGIPPRRGTCVTRTNKVKGQTSLLGPFKKHNDTGKTSSELKDVYEDISETSRDNMSSPSRLFSQSSFSAKTDPEDVNAPVLPARNINPRGKNIPHKPAILDVKKDLQKMNVADIGALLKKLRLEKYASVFEKQWIDGAILSELTADILHTDCKMTKLEAVRLMTYVEKGHIPG comes from the exons GTCCTTTTTTTACGACGAGCAGGATCTCAGGAGCGCGTAGTCGCCAGCGTACTGCATGGCCCCCTCTCTCTGACCCACAGACTCCTCAGTATACCATTGGACTACAATGCACAATTCTGCTTTGTGTCGGCTAAAAAAG GAAACAAAAAATACAGTTTGCGTCAGGTACTGTCTAAACGAAGGCTTCCAATTGACGTTATTTTCATTCCGGAAATGACGTCAAATGACTCGGAATCGTTTACACCAATGAGATTGATAAACAGTGATGACAAGCTGGTGCTGAGACTGACACACATGTACCAGGATACCTTTCTTCTAGGTCACAACTTGTCAGAAG ATAAAGTAACCTCCGCCATTAAACTGATTCCATTGTTCCCGACAGACCTTCGCATGTCTCTGATTGTTGGTAGAGAGGGTTATGAACAAACGGAATGGAGCAATTACATCCACTCCTTAAACGAAATTTGCAACAACCAGATACACTGTGATAATTACTTTGGCAATCCAG ATGTAGCCCTCTACACTAAAGAGGATGGAGGTTTTGATGCCACAGTTCAAGTACCTCAAGTTTATTGGACGTTACATGATTGTCTCAATGAAACAAATGTGTACCAAACGCTTACTGGGTCAAAATTAGAAAAACGTCGCCCAGATGAGAACTCTGACACGTATGAAGTGATATCTTCATGTACTAGAGAACAGGCGCCATCTTGTTCTGAGGATACAAAACCAAAAATCCCACCTAAGCCTCGGCACAAGTCTAAATCTATGCATCGGTCAAGATCTGCTGATGATTCAGCTAAAAGTGGAGGCGCCGTTCCCGGCATCCCCCCAAGAAGAGGAACTTGCGTCACTCGAACAAATAAGGTGAAAGGTCAAACATCCTTATTGGGACCTTTTAAGAAACACAATGACACTGGTAAAACATCTTCAGAGTTGAAAGACGTATATGAAGACATTAGTGAAACTTCGAGAGATAACATGTCCTCTCCGAGTAGACTGTTTAGCCAATCTTCGTTTTCTGCCAAAACTGACCCTGAGGACGTAAACGCCCCCGTGCTACCCGCGAGGAATATTAACCCTAGAGGTAAAAACATACCACATAAACCAGCAATCCTCGATGTGAAGAAAGACTTGCAAAAAATGAATGTTGCGGATATAGGTGCTCTGTTGAAGAAACTGAGACTTGAAAAATACGCTTCTGTTTTTGAAAAACAGTGGATCGACGGTGCTATTTTGAGCGAACTGACTGCCGACATTCTTCACACGGAttgtaaaatgacaaaattgGAGGCTGTGAGATTAATGACCTACGTGGAGAAAGGTCATATACCTGGTTAG